In Pectobacterium aroidearum, the following are encoded in one genomic region:
- a CDS encoding MFS transporter, with protein sequence MNTSWVLFWIASATFFMQSLDTTMVYVAIPAIAQSLHQPVLHMEAIVIAYIVTVVAFTPANSWLAERLGERKTYQIAIATFTLGSLLCMTATTLGSLSVFRFIQGIGGALMLPIIRTVILRTTPQSLKLRFLNRVTLLGLIGTLTGPVFGNILVSLLSWQAIFLVNIPLAFACFFLASHYLPAAPLKETSRTGAYELAFPILMLFLVAFMLTTATKNILPTFVMLFLSCSMLGLVFLYYRQHLIAETALFPRALFGIRTFSVGMMGGIATRTLLASTPVVLSLMLQTTLACKPAETSLILLLFSSGALLSKLLFEPLLKRTGYRRLLMLTTHVTSLCILALSLAVQEKSMLLIGIIATLLGVLISTLYSAESTLAFSNLNNSTYPSGNNLLTISQLLSVMLSMTLTFPVLRFLSQFEILFNLNPFSLLFLLLGIGLPMCCLIFRPLNNDDGYHFIHGR encoded by the coding sequence ATGAATACGTCATGGGTCTTATTCTGGATTGCCTCGGCGACCTTTTTCATGCAGTCCCTGGATACCACCATGGTGTATGTCGCCATCCCCGCCATTGCGCAATCGCTGCACCAACCGGTGTTGCATATGGAGGCGATTGTGATCGCCTACATTGTCACGGTCGTCGCATTTACGCCAGCCAACAGCTGGCTGGCGGAACGGCTGGGAGAGAGGAAAACTTACCAGATCGCCATCGCCACGTTCACGCTCGGTTCGCTGCTGTGCATGACGGCAACCACACTCGGCAGCTTAAGCGTGTTCCGCTTTATTCAGGGCATCGGCGGTGCGCTCATGTTGCCCATCATCAGAACCGTCATCTTGCGCACTACGCCGCAGAGCCTGAAATTACGCTTCCTGAATCGGGTGACCTTACTGGGATTAATCGGCACTCTCACCGGCCCCGTTTTCGGTAATATTCTGGTTAGCTTGCTCTCATGGCAGGCAATATTTCTCGTGAATATTCCTCTGGCTTTCGCCTGCTTTTTTCTGGCAAGCCATTATCTTCCTGCTGCGCCGCTAAAAGAGACATCTCGCACCGGTGCCTATGAATTAGCCTTTCCGATTTTGATGTTATTTCTCGTGGCTTTCATGCTCACCACCGCCACGAAAAATATATTGCCAACGTTCGTCATGTTATTCCTGTCTTGCAGCATGTTGGGGTTGGTTTTTCTTTACTATCGACAGCACCTTATCGCAGAGACAGCGCTATTCCCTCGCGCACTGTTTGGTATCAGAACGTTTTCTGTCGGCATGATGGGCGGCATCGCGACGCGCACGCTGCTGGCGTCAACGCCCGTTGTACTGTCCTTAATGCTACAAACAACGCTGGCCTGTAAACCTGCGGAAACCAGCCTGATTCTGCTGCTTTTTTCCAGCGGCGCGCTGCTGTCAAAACTGCTGTTTGAACCACTGCTCAAGCGTACTGGCTACCGGCGACTCTTGATGCTGACAACCCACGTGACATCGCTGTGTATCCTCGCGCTGAGCCTCGCCGTGCAGGAGAAATCGATGCTCCTCATCGGCATTATCGCCACGCTGTTAGGCGTCCTGATTTCAACCTTATATTCAGCGGAAAGCACCCTGGCTTTTAGCAACCTGAATAACAGCACGTACCCCAGCGGGAATAATCTGCTGACCATTAGCCAACTACTTTCCGTCATGCTCAGTATGACGCTGACGTTTCCGGTATTACGGTTTCTTTCTCAGTTTGAAATCCTCTTCAACCTTAACCCTTTCAGCCTGTTGTTTTTATTACTCGGCATCGGTTTACCAATGTGCTGCCTGATATTCAGGCCCCTCAATAACGACGACGGTTATCACTTTATTCATGGGAGATAA
- a CDS encoding FMN-binding protein produces the protein MKICSGILPLCLLLAVGTAAAQDGNFKAGTYSAARQGIGGDVTVTLDIDAQGKVLKSTIDAPEETPEVGGEAAIELAKTMTEKHSIEVDGVSGATMTSGAVKEAAEDAYSQAKAN, from the coding sequence ATGAAAATCTGCTCAGGAATCCTTCCACTCTGTCTGTTATTAGCGGTGGGAACCGCCGCCGCACAAGACGGGAATTTTAAAGCCGGTACTTATTCCGCCGCCAGACAAGGGATCGGCGGGGATGTCACCGTCACACTTGATATTGATGCGCAGGGAAAAGTCCTTAAATCCACGATTGATGCCCCGGAAGAAACGCCAGAAGTCGGCGGGGAAGCGGCCATCGAACTCGCCAAAACCATGACTGAAAAACACAGCATTGAGGTTGATGGCGTGTCCGGCGCCACGATGACCAGCGGTGCGGTGAAAGAAGCGGCGGAAGACGCGTACTCACAGGCTAAGGCGAATTAA